A region from the Medicago truncatula cultivar Jemalong A17 chromosome 6, MtrunA17r5.0-ANR, whole genome shotgun sequence genome encodes:
- the LOC25495361 gene encoding eukaryotic translation initiation factor 3 subunit M isoform X2 — protein MTTVVPTSEEDAALSVVRFASELAWADAGPEVAEPQVTRLCLEAEEFIAMGKWLELASLMITSAELIFSKVSEKDVESIFTIVCNLVTKTENPDEVMEIVKVITAKLVQQPNEKPAVRLKILINLYNLLETPYCQFYVYMKALNLAVDGKVTEYIIPSFKKIDSFLKEWKIGTPEQRELFLTISNVLKENKSLSKDSFKFLTNYLATFSGEEAHVLSEAKEEAVRAIVDFVKAPDVFQCDLLDMPAVGQLENDAKYALLYQLLKIFLTQRLDAYLEYHTANSTLLNDYGLVHEECIAKMRLMSLVDLSADGSGQIPYELIRDTLQINDDEVELWVFKAITAKLIDCKMDQMNQVVLVSHHTDRVFGQHQWQTLRTKLVTWRGNISNVISTIQANKVSEDGSQAAQGLAVR, from the exons ATGACGACGGTGGTTCCTACTTCCGAAGAAGACGCCGCTCTTTCCGTTGTTCGATTCGCCTCCGAGCTTGCCTGGGCTGATGCTGGTCCCGAG GTTGCTGAGCCTCAAGTTACCAGACTTTGCTTGGAGGCTGAAGAATTCATTGCTATGGGAAAGTGGTTGGAGCTGGCATCATTGATGATTACTTCCGCTGAATTGATTTTCTCAAAAGTTTCTGAAAAAG ATGTAGAGTCCATCTTCACTATTGTCTGCAATCTTGTTACGAAGACTGAGAATCCAGATGAAGTCATGGAGATTGTGAAAGTTATAACTGCAAAATTAGTTCAGCAGCCAAATGAAAAGCCTGCGGTGCGATTGAAGAT TTTGATCAATTTGTATAATCTTTTGGAGACTCCATACTGCCAGTTTTATGTCTACATGAAGGCATTGAATTTAGCTGTTGATGGAAAAGTCACAGAATACATCATACCTTCATTCAAAAAGATTGATAGCTTCTTGAAAGAGTGGAAAATTGGGACACCAGAACAGAGAGAGCTGTTTCTCACCATCTCTAATGTTTTGAAGGAAAACAAAAG cTTGTCAAAGGATTCTTTCAAGTTCCTCACCAATTATCTTGCTACTTTTTCTGGAGAAGAGGCGCATGTTTTGAGTGAAGCCAAGGAGGAAGCTGTGCGTGCAATTGTTGATTTTGTCAAGGCACCTGACGTATTTCAG TGTGATTTACTGGACATGCCTGCTGTTGGGCAACTGGAGAATGATGCCAAATATGCTCTGTTATATCAACTTCTCAAGATTTTTCTTACTCAGAGGCTTGATGCATACTTAGAGTATCACACTGCAAATTCCACCTTATTGAATGACTATG GCCTTGTGCATGAAGAATGCattgcaaaaatgagattgatgTCATTGGTTGATCTCAGTGCTGATGGATCTGGCCAAATTCCTTATGAACTTATTAGGGACACACTTCAG ATCAATGATGATGAAGTTGAACTATGGGTTTTTAAAGCAATAACTGCAAAGTTAATTGACTGTAAGATGGACCAAATGAATCAAGTTGTCCTTGTTAG TCATCACACTGATCGGGTGTTTGGTCAGCATCAATGGCAAACACTGAGAACAAAGCTAGTGACTTGGAGG
- the LOC25495361 gene encoding eukaryotic translation initiation factor 3 subunit M isoform X1 → MTTVVPTSEEDAALSVVRFASELAWADAGPEVAEPQVTRLCLEAEEFIAMGKWLELASLMITSAELIFSKVSEKDVESIFTIVCNLVTKTENPDEVMEIVKVITAKLVQQPNEKPAVRLKILINLYNLLETPYCQFYVYMKALNLAVDGKVTEYIIPSFKKIDSFLKEWKIGTPEQRELFLTISNVLKENKSLSKDSFKFLTNYLATFSGEEAHVLSEAKEEAVRAIVDFVKAPDVFQCDLLDMPAVGQLENDAKYALLYQLLKIFLTQRLDAYLEYHTANSTLLNDYGLVHEECIAKMRLMSLVDLSADGSGQIPYELIRDTLQINDDEVELWVFKAITAKLIDCKMDQMNQVVLVRYVASQFLAFSLAIGHVDMHLMAVAISFFVNSILVLKYYTQFNASVDMCSHHTDRVFGQHQWQTLRTKLVTWRGNISNVISTIQANKVSEDGSQAAQGLAVR, encoded by the exons ATGACGACGGTGGTTCCTACTTCCGAAGAAGACGCCGCTCTTTCCGTTGTTCGATTCGCCTCCGAGCTTGCCTGGGCTGATGCTGGTCCCGAG GTTGCTGAGCCTCAAGTTACCAGACTTTGCTTGGAGGCTGAAGAATTCATTGCTATGGGAAAGTGGTTGGAGCTGGCATCATTGATGATTACTTCCGCTGAATTGATTTTCTCAAAAGTTTCTGAAAAAG ATGTAGAGTCCATCTTCACTATTGTCTGCAATCTTGTTACGAAGACTGAGAATCCAGATGAAGTCATGGAGATTGTGAAAGTTATAACTGCAAAATTAGTTCAGCAGCCAAATGAAAAGCCTGCGGTGCGATTGAAGAT TTTGATCAATTTGTATAATCTTTTGGAGACTCCATACTGCCAGTTTTATGTCTACATGAAGGCATTGAATTTAGCTGTTGATGGAAAAGTCACAGAATACATCATACCTTCATTCAAAAAGATTGATAGCTTCTTGAAAGAGTGGAAAATTGGGACACCAGAACAGAGAGAGCTGTTTCTCACCATCTCTAATGTTTTGAAGGAAAACAAAAG cTTGTCAAAGGATTCTTTCAAGTTCCTCACCAATTATCTTGCTACTTTTTCTGGAGAAGAGGCGCATGTTTTGAGTGAAGCCAAGGAGGAAGCTGTGCGTGCAATTGTTGATTTTGTCAAGGCACCTGACGTATTTCAG TGTGATTTACTGGACATGCCTGCTGTTGGGCAACTGGAGAATGATGCCAAATATGCTCTGTTATATCAACTTCTCAAGATTTTTCTTACTCAGAGGCTTGATGCATACTTAGAGTATCACACTGCAAATTCCACCTTATTGAATGACTATG GCCTTGTGCATGAAGAATGCattgcaaaaatgagattgatgTCATTGGTTGATCTCAGTGCTGATGGATCTGGCCAAATTCCTTATGAACTTATTAGGGACACACTTCAG ATCAATGATGATGAAGTTGAACTATGGGTTTTTAAAGCAATAACTGCAAAGTTAATTGACTGTAAGATGGACCAAATGAATCAAGTTGTCCTTGTTAGGTATGTTGCATCTCAATTTCTAGCCTTTAGTCTGGCTATAGGGCATGTTGACATGCACCTTATGGCTGTAGCTATTTCTTTCTTCGTAAATTCGATTctagttttaaaatattatacacaATTTAATGCAAGTGTTGATATGTGCAGTCATCACACTGATCGGGTGTTTGGTCAGCATCAATGGCAAACACTGAGAACAAAGCTAGTGACTTGGAGG
- the LOC25495360 gene encoding protein SPIRAL1-like 2, giving the protein MGRGVSCGGGQSSLGYLFGTGETTNNVQRANTQGEPLNGGRTQNASVASPASVASPASVASPAAVASPAKVASPARVASPPIDKETPAGIPGCLKNNYHRADGQNCGNFLTDRPSTKVHAAPGGGSSLGYLFGGPPGSN; this is encoded by the exons ATGGGTCGTGGAGTTAGTTGCGGTGGCGGTCAGAGTTCCTTGGGATATCTCTTCGGCACCGGAGAGACTACCAACAATGTTCAACGTGCAAATACTCAAGGTGAACCCTTAAATGGCGGGCGTACACAAAATGCTAGCGTTGCTTCACCAGCCAGTGTTGCTTCACCAGCTAGTGTTGCTTCACCAGCTGCTGTTGCTTCACCGGCTAAGGTTGCTTCACCTGCTAGGGTTGCTTCACCACCAATTGATAAGGAAACTCCAGCTGGAATTCCTGGGTGTCTCAAGAACAATTACCATCGCGCCGATGGGCAAAACTGTGGCAACTTCCTCACT GATCGACCATCTACCAAAGTTCACGCCGCGCCTGGTGGTGGATCTTCCTTAGGTTATCTCTTTGGCGGTCCTCCTGGTAGTAACTAA